The following proteins are encoded in a genomic region of Molothrus aeneus isolate 106 chromosome 12, BPBGC_Maene_1.0, whole genome shotgun sequence:
- the RAD54L2 gene encoding helicase ARIP4 isoform X2, translating to MLLLDESQQFPDQPQEAVFSGDHAEHAEDGEWQRSTSTTSSQSERAEQLLQNQHKSLASEDTKKKRAQKPSHMRRNIRKLLREDQLEAVTKAAQQEELERRKRLEQQRKDYPASIPTVPLEFLPEDIVFRTAEATQLPPQVLAEEVICLDSTSSGSEDDTKGKNSIKDEVIELSSGEDDALQIVDSSDSGNEGEEDGSEESSGSHVNDALNQSDALGQVIVNINHPPNEEDIFLAPQLARAVKPHQIGGIRFLYDNLVESLERFKTSSGFGCILAHSMGLGKTIQVISFLDVLFRHTEAKTVLAIVPVNTLQNWLAEFNMWLPAPENLPADYNSKEVQPRTFKVHILNDEHKTTAARAKVVNDWVTEGGVLLMGYEMYRLLSLKKSFATGRKKRTKKQTGPVIIDLDEEDRQQELLKGIEKALSRPGPDVVICDEGHRIKNCHASTSQALKNIRSRRRVVLTGYPLQNNLIEYWCMVDFVRPDFLGSRQEFSNMFERPILNGQCIDSTPQDVRLMRYRSHVLHSLLEGFVQRRGHNVLKVQLPSKEEHVILVRLSKIQRALYTEFMNRFRDAGNSGWLGLNPLKAFCVCCKIWNHPDVLYEALQKENLANEQDLDVDDLSTASSNSRCQPQGIKVKTESNALASPVGEATNSKFLQSVGFNPFQERANQVVTYEWAKDILCDYQTGVLENSPKMVLLFHLIEESVKLGDKILVFSQSLSTLSVIEEFLAKRPMPSPPGSDGGVHNWVRNINYYRLDGSTSASERERLINQFNDPSNASVWLFLLSTRAGCLGVNLIGANRVVVFDASWNPCHDAQAVCRVYRYGQKKPCHIYRLVSDYTLEKKIYDRQISKQGMSDRVVDDLNPVLNFTRREVENLLHFVEEESDPAQLSLNPSKMKESVLQLACLKYPHLITKEPFQHESLLIDRKEHKLTKAEKKAAKKSYEEEKRASVPYTRPSYAQYYPASDQSLTSIPAFSQRNWRPALKGEDKPVASVRPVQSTPIPMMPRHVPMGGAGSTSSSNPAVNFPINYLQRAGVFVQKIVTTTDIVIPGTNTSTDVQARISAGESIHIIRGTKGTYIRTSDGRIFAIRTTGKPKGNEDRRTAASGSQSSSLESTSNGRHSASSPQLPSAEELTRPISPDSPEIISELQQYAEAAAARESRHSSPSSTALQGHAARTDTAPGAAARGAEQRLGGHCMAPSVSSALPATSQHGDAHPVLDLRGNKRKSTSPSAPEEQSRRQQKKRQLPSSTQPYEHGYPVSGGFTMPPVSLNHNLTHPFASQPGNSLYMGTGSSYYQLPNLLPDPHLVFPVTTDPLLTAGTASSSAATSATASVPSFMLNPSLAGVLPNYSLPFTQSLLPEPRMFAPFPAPVLPSSLPRSMASAYPGYMSPHSGYPAGGLLRSQVPQFEPQEVPEVGCSSNDEDKDDDVIEITGK from the exons ATGCTACTCTTGGATGAGTCTCAGCAGTTTCCAG ACCAACCCCAGGAAGCCGTGTTCAGCGGTGACCACGCGGAGCACGCGGAGGATGGAGAGTGGCAGCGCTCGACTTCAACTACCTCATCTCAGAGCGAGCGGGCAGAGCAACTCTTGCAGAACCAGCACAAGAGCCTGGCCTCTGAGGACACCAAAAAGAAGAGGGCTCAGAAACCATCTCACATGCGGAGGAACATAAG AAAGCTGTTGCGTGAGGACCAACTGGAAGCCGTGACAAAGGCAGCCCAGCAGGAAGAGTTGGAGAGAAGGAAACGGCTTGAGCAGCAGCGGAAGGATTACCCAGCCTCTATACCAACTGTTCCCCTGGAGTTTCTTCCTG AGGACATAGTTTTCAGAACAGCAGAGGCGACCCAGCTCCCCCCTCAGGTCCTGGCTGAGGAAGTGATCTGCCTCGACAGTACCAGCAGTGGCAGTGAAGATGatactaaaggaaaaaatagcattaaaGATG AAGTGATTGAGCTGAGCTCAGGGGAGGATGATGCCCTCCAAATTGTGGACAGCAGTGACTCTGGCAATGAGGGGGAGGAGGATGGCAGTGAAGAGAGCAGTGGCTCTCATGTGAATGATGCCTTAAATCAGTCAGATGCTCTGGGGCAAGTCATTGTCAACATCAATCATCCACCAAATGAGGAGGACATTTTCCTGGCTCCCCAGCTTGCACGTGCAGTGAAACCTCATCAG ATTGGTGGAATCCGATTCCTTTATGACAACTTGGTTGAGTCCTTGGAGAGATTTAAAACCAGCAGTGGGTTTGGGTGTATTTTAGCACATAGTATGGGCCTGGGCAAGACCATACAGGTGATCTCTTTCTTGGATGTACTTTTTCGGCACACGGAGGCAAAGACTGTTCTTGCCATTGTACCT GTGAATACGCTTCAAAACTGGCTAGCAGAGTTCAACATGTGGCTCCCAGCACCTGAAAACCTTCCTGCTGATTATAACTCCAAAGAGGTCCAGCCCCGCACCTTCAAAGTCCACATCCTGAATGATGAACACAA GACGACAGCTGCACGAGCAAAGGTGGTGAATGACTGGGTGACAGAAGGTGGTGTGCTGCTGATGGGATATGAGATGTACCGTCTCCTCTCACTGAAGAAGTCCTTTGCCACTGGCaggaagaagagaacaaagaaacaaactggCCCTGTCATTATTGACTTGGATGAGGAAGACCGGCAGCAGGAGCTTCTGAAAG GGATTGAGAAGGCTTTGTCTCGCCCCGGCCCAGACGTGGTTATTTGTGACGAAGGACACCGGATCAAGAACTGCCACGCCAGCACCTCGCAGGCACTGAAGAACATCCGCTCGCGCCGGCGGGTGGTGCTGACCGGGTACCCCCTGCAGAACAACCTCATCGAGTACTGGTGCATGGTGGACTTTGTCCGGCCTGACTTCCTGGGCTCGCGGCAGGAGTTCAGCAACATGTTTGAGCGGCCCATCCTGAACGGGCAGTGCATCGACAGCACCCCCCAGGACGTGCGGCTGATGCGCTACCGCAGCCACGTTCTGCACAGCCTGCTCGAGGGCTTCGTGCAGCG GCGAGGCCACAACGTGCTGAAGGTTCAGCTCCCATCTAAGGAAGAGCACGTCATTCTGGTACGTCTGTCCAAGATCCAGCGGGCCCTTTACACGGAGTTCATGAACCGGTTCCGGGATGCTGGCAACAGTGGCTGGCTGGGGCTGAACCCACTCAAAGCTTTCTGTGTCTGTTGTAAG ATCTGGAACCATCCAGATGTGTTGTATGAAGCTCTGCAAAAGGAGAATCTGGCAAACGAGCAGGATTTGGATGTGGATGATCTTAGCACAGCAAGCAGTAATTCCCGCTGCCAGCCTCAGGGAATTAAAGTTAAAACAGAAAGTAATGCTTTGGCATCACCAGTTGGAGAAGCTACTAATAGCAAGTTCCTCCAGAGTGTTGGCTTCAACCCTTTCCAGGAGAGAGCAAATCAGGTTGTAACTTATGAGTGG GCCAAAGACATCCTGTGTGATTACCAGACGGGAGTCCTGGAGAACTCACCCAAGATGGTGTTACTTTTCCACCTAATTGAGGAAAGTGTGAAGCTTGGAGACAAGATCTTGGTCTTCAG CCAGAGCTTGTCCACCTTATCTGTCATTGAAGAGTTTTTGGCAAAGAGACCGATGCCAAGTCCTCCAGGCTCAGATGGAGGAGTTCACAATTGGGTCCGAAACATCAACTACTACA GACTGGATGGCAGCACCTCTGCCTCAGAAAGGGAACGGCTGATTAACCAGTTCAATGATCCCAGCAATGCCTCTGTTTGGCTCTTCCTTTTGTCCACACG TGCTGGGTGTTTGGGTGTGAACCTCATTGGAGCAAACAGAGTGGTGGTGTTTGATGCCTCCTGGAACCCATGCCATGATGCCCAGGCCGTGTGCCGGGTGTACCGCTACGGGCAGAAGAAGCCGTGCCACATCTACAGACTGGTGTCTGATTACACCCTGGAGAAGAAGATCTATGACCGCCAGATCTCCAAGCAGGGCATGTCAG ATCGGGTGGTGGATGATCTGAACCCAGTGCTGAACTTCACTCGACGGGAGGTGGAGAACCTGCTGCATTTTGTGGAAGAAGAATCTGACCCTGCTCAGCTCTCCCTCAATCCGAGCAAGATGAAGGAGTCTGTTCTACAATTAGCCTGTCTCAAGTATCCTCACCTCATCACCAAG GAGCCTTTTCAGCACGAGTCACTGCTGATCGACCGGAAGGAGCACAAGCTGACCAAGGCAGAGAAGAAGGCAGCCAAGAAGAGCTATGAGGAGGAAAAGCGAGCATCCGTCCCCTACACCCGGCCGTCCTACGCACAGTATTACCCAGCCAGTGACCAGAGTCTGACAAGCATCCCTGCCTTTAGCCAGAGGAACTG GCGACCAGCCCTCAAGGGTGAGGACAAACCAGTGGCAAGTGTCCGCCCAGTTCAGTCCACCCCCATTCCAATGATGCCCCGGCATGTCCCCATGGGTGGTGCAGGATCAACCTCAAGTTCCAACCCTGCTGTCAACTTTCCCATCAACTATCTACAGCGAGCTGGTGTCTTTGTGCAGAAGATTGTTACCACCACAG ATATTGTGATTCCGGGTACAAATACATCCACTGATGTACAAGCTAGAATCAGTGCTGGCGAGAGCATCCACATCATTCGAGGGACAAAAG GGACGTATATCCGGACCAGTGACGGTCGGATTTTTGCCATACGGACCACTGGGAAGCCAAAGGGCAATGAAGACCGTCGGACAGCTGCCTCAG GCTCCCAGAGCTCTTCCCTGGAGTCCACGAGCAATGGCAGACACAGTGCCTCATCCCCGCAGCTCCCCAGCGCGGAGGAGCTCACTCGGCCCATCTCCCCCGACAGCCCCGAGATCATCAGCGAGCTGCAGCAGTACGCGGAGGCGGCGGCCGCGCGCGAGTCCCgccacagctctcccagcagcacgGCGCTGCAGGGCCACGCTGCCCGCACGGACAccgcgcccggcgccgccgcccgaGGAGCCGAGCAGCGCCTGGGGGGTCACTGCATGGCTCCCTCCGTGTCCTCGGCCCTGCCAGCCACCAGCCAGCACGGCGATGCCCACCCGGTGTTGGACTTACGGGGCAACAAGCGCAAGTCGACGTCGCCATCGGCTCCGGAGGAGCAGTCCCGGAGGCAGCAGAAGAAGCGCCAGTTGCCATCGTCCACGCAGCCGTACGAACACGGGTACCCCGTCTCTGGTGGGTTCACCATGCCTCCTGTCTCTTTAAACCACAACCTAACCCATCCATTtgcctcccagccaggaaactCCTTGTACATGGGCACTGGCTCCTCTTATTACCAGCTGCCCAATTTACTCCCAGACCCTCATCTGGTGTTCCCTGTGACTACTGACCCTCTGCTGACAGCCGGCACCGCCAGCTCTTCTGCTGCTACCTCAGCCACCGCCAGCGTCCCCTCATTCATGCTAAACCCTTCTCTGGCAGGGGTGCTGCCCAATTACTCGCTTCCCTTCACGCAGTCACTCCTGCCCGAGCCCAGGATGTTCgctcctttcccagcccccGTCTTGCCTAGCAGCCTTCCCAGGAGCATGGCATCTGCCTACCCTGGCTACATGTCCCCTCACTCGGGCTACCCAGCTGGGGGTCTCCTTCGGTCCCAGGTGCCTCAGTTTGAACCCCAGGAGGTCCCAGAGGTGGGATGCAGCTCTAATGACGAGGACAAAGACGACGATGTCATAGAGAtcacagggaaataa
- the RAD54L2 gene encoding helicase ARIP4 isoform X1, giving the protein MSDESISGSDPDLDPDLEQEDMEEEEEEDEEEAMEEDNDGDDEEDLLDESDQPQEAVFSGDHAEHAEDGEWQRSTSTTSSQSERAEQLLQNQHKSLASEDTKKKRAQKPSHMRRNIRKLLREDQLEAVTKAAQQEELERRKRLEQQRKDYPASIPTVPLEFLPEDIVFRTAEATQLPPQVLAEEVICLDSTSSGSEDDTKGKNSIKDEVIELSSGEDDALQIVDSSDSGNEGEEDGSEESSGSHVNDALNQSDALGQVIVNINHPPNEEDIFLAPQLARAVKPHQIGGIRFLYDNLVESLERFKTSSGFGCILAHSMGLGKTIQVISFLDVLFRHTEAKTVLAIVPVNTLQNWLAEFNMWLPAPENLPADYNSKEVQPRTFKVHILNDEHKTTAARAKVVNDWVTEGGVLLMGYEMYRLLSLKKSFATGRKKRTKKQTGPVIIDLDEEDRQQELLKGIEKALSRPGPDVVICDEGHRIKNCHASTSQALKNIRSRRRVVLTGYPLQNNLIEYWCMVDFVRPDFLGSRQEFSNMFERPILNGQCIDSTPQDVRLMRYRSHVLHSLLEGFVQRRGHNVLKVQLPSKEEHVILVRLSKIQRALYTEFMNRFRDAGNSGWLGLNPLKAFCVCCKIWNHPDVLYEALQKENLANEQDLDVDDLSTASSNSRCQPQGIKVKTESNALASPVGEATNSKFLQSVGFNPFQERANQVVTYEWAKDILCDYQTGVLENSPKMVLLFHLIEESVKLGDKILVFSQSLSTLSVIEEFLAKRPMPSPPGSDGGVHNWVRNINYYRLDGSTSASERERLINQFNDPSNASVWLFLLSTRAGCLGVNLIGANRVVVFDASWNPCHDAQAVCRVYRYGQKKPCHIYRLVSDYTLEKKIYDRQISKQGMSDRVVDDLNPVLNFTRREVENLLHFVEEESDPAQLSLNPSKMKESVLQLACLKYPHLITKEPFQHESLLIDRKEHKLTKAEKKAAKKSYEEEKRASVPYTRPSYAQYYPASDQSLTSIPAFSQRNWRPALKGEDKPVASVRPVQSTPIPMMPRHVPMGGAGSTSSSNPAVNFPINYLQRAGVFVQKIVTTTDIVIPGTNTSTDVQARISAGESIHIIRGTKGTYIRTSDGRIFAIRTTGKPKGNEDRRTAASGSQSSSLESTSNGRHSASSPQLPSAEELTRPISPDSPEIISELQQYAEAAAARESRHSSPSSTALQGHAARTDTAPGAAARGAEQRLGGHCMAPSVSSALPATSQHGDAHPVLDLRGNKRKSTSPSAPEEQSRRQQKKRQLPSSTQPYEHGYPVSGGFTMPPVSLNHNLTHPFASQPGNSLYMGTGSSYYQLPNLLPDPHLVFPVTTDPLLTAGTASSSAATSATASVPSFMLNPSLAGVLPNYSLPFTQSLLPEPRMFAPFPAPVLPSSLPRSMASAYPGYMSPHSGYPAGGLLRSQVPQFEPQEVPEVGCSSNDEDKDDDVIEITGK; this is encoded by the exons ACCAACCCCAGGAAGCCGTGTTCAGCGGTGACCACGCGGAGCACGCGGAGGATGGAGAGTGGCAGCGCTCGACTTCAACTACCTCATCTCAGAGCGAGCGGGCAGAGCAACTCTTGCAGAACCAGCACAAGAGCCTGGCCTCTGAGGACACCAAAAAGAAGAGGGCTCAGAAACCATCTCACATGCGGAGGAACATAAG AAAGCTGTTGCGTGAGGACCAACTGGAAGCCGTGACAAAGGCAGCCCAGCAGGAAGAGTTGGAGAGAAGGAAACGGCTTGAGCAGCAGCGGAAGGATTACCCAGCCTCTATACCAACTGTTCCCCTGGAGTTTCTTCCTG AGGACATAGTTTTCAGAACAGCAGAGGCGACCCAGCTCCCCCCTCAGGTCCTGGCTGAGGAAGTGATCTGCCTCGACAGTACCAGCAGTGGCAGTGAAGATGatactaaaggaaaaaatagcattaaaGATG AAGTGATTGAGCTGAGCTCAGGGGAGGATGATGCCCTCCAAATTGTGGACAGCAGTGACTCTGGCAATGAGGGGGAGGAGGATGGCAGTGAAGAGAGCAGTGGCTCTCATGTGAATGATGCCTTAAATCAGTCAGATGCTCTGGGGCAAGTCATTGTCAACATCAATCATCCACCAAATGAGGAGGACATTTTCCTGGCTCCCCAGCTTGCACGTGCAGTGAAACCTCATCAG ATTGGTGGAATCCGATTCCTTTATGACAACTTGGTTGAGTCCTTGGAGAGATTTAAAACCAGCAGTGGGTTTGGGTGTATTTTAGCACATAGTATGGGCCTGGGCAAGACCATACAGGTGATCTCTTTCTTGGATGTACTTTTTCGGCACACGGAGGCAAAGACTGTTCTTGCCATTGTACCT GTGAATACGCTTCAAAACTGGCTAGCAGAGTTCAACATGTGGCTCCCAGCACCTGAAAACCTTCCTGCTGATTATAACTCCAAAGAGGTCCAGCCCCGCACCTTCAAAGTCCACATCCTGAATGATGAACACAA GACGACAGCTGCACGAGCAAAGGTGGTGAATGACTGGGTGACAGAAGGTGGTGTGCTGCTGATGGGATATGAGATGTACCGTCTCCTCTCACTGAAGAAGTCCTTTGCCACTGGCaggaagaagagaacaaagaaacaaactggCCCTGTCATTATTGACTTGGATGAGGAAGACCGGCAGCAGGAGCTTCTGAAAG GGATTGAGAAGGCTTTGTCTCGCCCCGGCCCAGACGTGGTTATTTGTGACGAAGGACACCGGATCAAGAACTGCCACGCCAGCACCTCGCAGGCACTGAAGAACATCCGCTCGCGCCGGCGGGTGGTGCTGACCGGGTACCCCCTGCAGAACAACCTCATCGAGTACTGGTGCATGGTGGACTTTGTCCGGCCTGACTTCCTGGGCTCGCGGCAGGAGTTCAGCAACATGTTTGAGCGGCCCATCCTGAACGGGCAGTGCATCGACAGCACCCCCCAGGACGTGCGGCTGATGCGCTACCGCAGCCACGTTCTGCACAGCCTGCTCGAGGGCTTCGTGCAGCG GCGAGGCCACAACGTGCTGAAGGTTCAGCTCCCATCTAAGGAAGAGCACGTCATTCTGGTACGTCTGTCCAAGATCCAGCGGGCCCTTTACACGGAGTTCATGAACCGGTTCCGGGATGCTGGCAACAGTGGCTGGCTGGGGCTGAACCCACTCAAAGCTTTCTGTGTCTGTTGTAAG ATCTGGAACCATCCAGATGTGTTGTATGAAGCTCTGCAAAAGGAGAATCTGGCAAACGAGCAGGATTTGGATGTGGATGATCTTAGCACAGCAAGCAGTAATTCCCGCTGCCAGCCTCAGGGAATTAAAGTTAAAACAGAAAGTAATGCTTTGGCATCACCAGTTGGAGAAGCTACTAATAGCAAGTTCCTCCAGAGTGTTGGCTTCAACCCTTTCCAGGAGAGAGCAAATCAGGTTGTAACTTATGAGTGG GCCAAAGACATCCTGTGTGATTACCAGACGGGAGTCCTGGAGAACTCACCCAAGATGGTGTTACTTTTCCACCTAATTGAGGAAAGTGTGAAGCTTGGAGACAAGATCTTGGTCTTCAG CCAGAGCTTGTCCACCTTATCTGTCATTGAAGAGTTTTTGGCAAAGAGACCGATGCCAAGTCCTCCAGGCTCAGATGGAGGAGTTCACAATTGGGTCCGAAACATCAACTACTACA GACTGGATGGCAGCACCTCTGCCTCAGAAAGGGAACGGCTGATTAACCAGTTCAATGATCCCAGCAATGCCTCTGTTTGGCTCTTCCTTTTGTCCACACG TGCTGGGTGTTTGGGTGTGAACCTCATTGGAGCAAACAGAGTGGTGGTGTTTGATGCCTCCTGGAACCCATGCCATGATGCCCAGGCCGTGTGCCGGGTGTACCGCTACGGGCAGAAGAAGCCGTGCCACATCTACAGACTGGTGTCTGATTACACCCTGGAGAAGAAGATCTATGACCGCCAGATCTCCAAGCAGGGCATGTCAG ATCGGGTGGTGGATGATCTGAACCCAGTGCTGAACTTCACTCGACGGGAGGTGGAGAACCTGCTGCATTTTGTGGAAGAAGAATCTGACCCTGCTCAGCTCTCCCTCAATCCGAGCAAGATGAAGGAGTCTGTTCTACAATTAGCCTGTCTCAAGTATCCTCACCTCATCACCAAG GAGCCTTTTCAGCACGAGTCACTGCTGATCGACCGGAAGGAGCACAAGCTGACCAAGGCAGAGAAGAAGGCAGCCAAGAAGAGCTATGAGGAGGAAAAGCGAGCATCCGTCCCCTACACCCGGCCGTCCTACGCACAGTATTACCCAGCCAGTGACCAGAGTCTGACAAGCATCCCTGCCTTTAGCCAGAGGAACTG GCGACCAGCCCTCAAGGGTGAGGACAAACCAGTGGCAAGTGTCCGCCCAGTTCAGTCCACCCCCATTCCAATGATGCCCCGGCATGTCCCCATGGGTGGTGCAGGATCAACCTCAAGTTCCAACCCTGCTGTCAACTTTCCCATCAACTATCTACAGCGAGCTGGTGTCTTTGTGCAGAAGATTGTTACCACCACAG ATATTGTGATTCCGGGTACAAATACATCCACTGATGTACAAGCTAGAATCAGTGCTGGCGAGAGCATCCACATCATTCGAGGGACAAAAG GGACGTATATCCGGACCAGTGACGGTCGGATTTTTGCCATACGGACCACTGGGAAGCCAAAGGGCAATGAAGACCGTCGGACAGCTGCCTCAG GCTCCCAGAGCTCTTCCCTGGAGTCCACGAGCAATGGCAGACACAGTGCCTCATCCCCGCAGCTCCCCAGCGCGGAGGAGCTCACTCGGCCCATCTCCCCCGACAGCCCCGAGATCATCAGCGAGCTGCAGCAGTACGCGGAGGCGGCGGCCGCGCGCGAGTCCCgccacagctctcccagcagcacgGCGCTGCAGGGCCACGCTGCCCGCACGGACAccgcgcccggcgccgccgcccgaGGAGCCGAGCAGCGCCTGGGGGGTCACTGCATGGCTCCCTCCGTGTCCTCGGCCCTGCCAGCCACCAGCCAGCACGGCGATGCCCACCCGGTGTTGGACTTACGGGGCAACAAGCGCAAGTCGACGTCGCCATCGGCTCCGGAGGAGCAGTCCCGGAGGCAGCAGAAGAAGCGCCAGTTGCCATCGTCCACGCAGCCGTACGAACACGGGTACCCCGTCTCTGGTGGGTTCACCATGCCTCCTGTCTCTTTAAACCACAACCTAACCCATCCATTtgcctcccagccaggaaactCCTTGTACATGGGCACTGGCTCCTCTTATTACCAGCTGCCCAATTTACTCCCAGACCCTCATCTGGTGTTCCCTGTGACTACTGACCCTCTGCTGACAGCCGGCACCGCCAGCTCTTCTGCTGCTACCTCAGCCACCGCCAGCGTCCCCTCATTCATGCTAAACCCTTCTCTGGCAGGGGTGCTGCCCAATTACTCGCTTCCCTTCACGCAGTCACTCCTGCCCGAGCCCAGGATGTTCgctcctttcccagcccccGTCTTGCCTAGCAGCCTTCCCAGGAGCATGGCATCTGCCTACCCTGGCTACATGTCCCCTCACTCGGGCTACCCAGCTGGGGGTCTCCTTCGGTCCCAGGTGCCTCAGTTTGAACCCCAGGAGGTCCCAGAGGTGGGATGCAGCTCTAATGACGAGGACAAAGACGACGATGTCATAGAGAtcacagggaaataa